The sequence CCGGTTCGGGCCGTTCCCCCACCCGGTCCGGCGCACTTTCCACTATGGGTGTTCCCCGTGGAGTGCGCCCGGTGCAATGGGATACGGCACCACCTTCCCGGCCTTCGCCGAGAAAGTCGCGGATTCTCCGTGAATACCGGGCCGGAGGTGGGGCACGCGGAGTTTCGAGAAGCAGTCGATCTCGACGAAGGAGCGTTTTATGAGTGACAACATCTGGGGCTACCAGCCGACCTCGGGCCACACCGCCGGTACCGACCTGATCGGTTTCAAGGTCGAAGCCGCCGACGGGAGCATCGGCAAGGTCGACAAGCACTCGGACGAAGTCGACTCCTCGTACCTCGTGGTGGATACCGGTGTCTGGATCTTCGGCAAGCACGTGCTGCTGCCGGCCGGCACGGTGCGCAGCGTCGACCTGGACGAGCGCAAGGTCTTCGTCGACCTCACCAAGGAACAGATCAAGAATTCGCCCGAGTTCGACAAGGACAAGCACACGGACGACCCGGGGTATCACGAGGAGATCGGTGGCTATTACCACGGCCACCGTCGCATCTGAGCCACGGTACAAAAAAGGAGGGCCGACCGGGAATTCCCGGTCGGCCCTCCTTCCGTTTTCCCTGTTCCGGGACCGGGCGGGCCGGTCAGCCGAATGGCGCCCTGAACTGGCGCCCCACAGGGTCCGGGCGGTTGGCTCTTCCCAGTGCGCACACCTCTGCCGGACGGGTGATACCCCCCATGACACACTCCCCCAC is a genomic window of Streptomyces sp. NBC_00708 containing:
- a CDS encoding PRC-barrel domain-containing protein; the encoded protein is MSDNIWGYQPTSGHTAGTDLIGFKVEAADGSIGKVDKHSDEVDSSYLVVDTGVWIFGKHVLLPAGTVRSVDLDERKVFVDLTKEQIKNSPEFDKDKHTDDPGYHEEIGGYYHGHRRI